The DNA window ATTTACGATTTTGTTGCTTATGCATAATAAATGTCATGAATTTGGAATCTAGTATGTTATCTgtgattcctaaatttaatgttTGTTTTTCACACATTTGCTAAAGTTATAATCTGAAATTTTCTAGGTTATGGACATATCAGAGATGATGTATAATTATCTTTCCAAGATCAATTTCGGAGAGTCTCAAATTATATCTTCAGAAAGTTTAGATGTGAGTTGGTTCTATCTTTCAACTTTTTGCTGATTAACGTTTCTTGCATATCCCCATATACTTTTCTAGATGAAATATTCTTGATGACATAACAATTAATGATATGAATTCCAACTATTCTTCGGGTTTTTTCTTTATAAAGAAAGACATTTATCTTTTATGTTTATCCAACTTGGGTATTTGGTAAGAGTAAATTCACTCGCATCCAAGATTTCTTGCACGAGGTTTTTAACCTTTCCCAAAAACATCATGAAGATCAATAAATACTTGTGAAGATTGAACGGGATAATGGTCAATTTTTTTTAgctttataaaatgtgccaccaataccaatcatcaaactttcataatatcaattatatgtcataaaataaaataatatgtatataattaaaaatattatatatttataaaattggttcggttaggatttttcaccaaaactttgaacaaaaccaattttttcgatatgattaatttttaaaCCAATATAAATCGATCGACTAAAAACAAAACCAACTATTTGATTTGGCATTGGTTTCTACTCACCCCTAAATTGGGTAATGCATGAGATTGACTCATGTTTCAACTTCATTTCTTCAATGCTTGTTGCTTCCTCAATATCCATTGTTTTTGCCCTCTAAGCGAGAAATCCATAAAtcctcataaaaataaatatttttattttttctaataatataaaatagaagattttttttagtcttctagtctagtctaggaaATACAAATACATGTAGGTTATATGGTGTAATTCAATTTGGACTATTCGAGCTGTTTCACAAATTAGGTCGAAGCATCGAATCCGCTTCACTCCAAAATAATCAAACGCCGCTCTGCTTTCTGTTTCAATTCTCTTCAACAATGTCTTCCCGCTTCCAAGCAGGGGTGCTCGTATCAGAGCCTTGTTATCCGAACGCTGTTGCTTGGTCCGAAGAGAATCTGGTGGCGGTCGCTTCTGGTAGCCTCGTTACGATCCTGGTAATTGTTAACTTTTCAAAGTTTGCTGATTTTAGTATTGAATTGATTTGATGCAATTTTACTGATACGATGTATAGCATTTGAGTCTCAACATTGAAATTGCTCAAGTTCAGAAGTATCCTGGCATTCAATCTGTTCTAGCTGAGTTTTTAGTTGATCAAGAATTTTGGGCTATCAAGTGATTCTGTTAGTGTGAGGATTATGCAGATGACATTATTAACCATGCACTGACATGAACAAGAATCAATGACCACTGATTCTGAGTCCAGTATTCTGTGATCCACCTGATGGGATCTAATCCCATGACTTAGGAAAGACAACTACTAAATCAATTGATTGCATATAATGTAATATTATTTCTGAATAGCATGGTTATTTTTTAGCCGAAGATTTTTGCAttgttattgaattttaaacgcCAAATTTATGCTTAAATTTTAATCTACCCGATCTTCATAACTAGTATGTTATCTgtgattcctaaatttaatatttgtttTTCACACATTTGCTAAAGTTATAATCTGAAATTTTCTAGGTTATGGACATATCAGAGATGATGTATAATTATCTTTCCAAGATCAATTTCGGAGAGTCTCAAATTATATCTTCAGAAAGTTTAGATGTGAGTTGGTTCTATCTTTCAACTTTTTGCTGATTACCGTTTCTTGCATATCCCCATATACTTTTCTAGATGAAATATTCTTGATGACATAACAATTAATGACATGAATTCCAACTATTCTTGGGGTTTTTTCTTTATACAGGTGATAGGGAGTCGAGATAATGCAGAATCTGAATGCCCTAATGAGCCACCTGTATCTAGTttaagaaaggaaagaaaacgAAGGAGACATAATGAAACTAATGTACTGCACACTACATTCACTATCTGATTtagttttatcattttattcCATGACATGAACCTCCATACTTACTAAATCAGCTTCAATGCAGCTACATGATCTGCTTTCAATTTGAAAAGTTGTGCATTTGATATATGCCATTACATTCAATGTGTTGCTATTTTTATTAGGTTGCTGCAAAAAAACTTGACAATGTAAAAGAAAACAATACATGGGAAATTATTCCCATATCTGTTTCTGAAGGGACACCTCTGAAGATCAAAGAATGCAATGTTCAACTAATAACGGCACAACAATATGCTTCTCGCAATGCAATGTTGACACCCCTTATTGTGGCTTGGTCACCGATTCTgaggacatctgaagattgggtTTCTATTCCTCATAACTCCTCGGGCTGCTGCTCTATTCTTGCTACTGGATTGAAATGTGGTCTAATTTCATTCTGGAGAATTGATGCACAGAGAGTTGTTCCATTATTACCCCTAAACTCCATTGTAAAGCATCAAATGGTGGCTTTCTCAAGGCACATGATACATGCATCACATCTATTTGCTGGGCTTTATATGGCTCTGAAATTTCAAAACCTCAACTTCTTTTAGCGACGGGAAGTTCTAATGGGAGGTGAGTAACTAATTAACCTTTTTCTGTTTTCGAAGCCAAAAGTCTAGCACATTTGCTTGACATGGGTTAGAACTATTGaattatacacacacatacatataaggTTTACCTTTTATTTGATTATAACATTTAATTTTGTGACTTTCCTCTTCTTTTTGTTTATAGAGTGAAGATTGGGCAGTGAATATTAAGGAACTGCTGAAGTCATCTGAAACTGTTCATGCTTCATTTTCTTTGCTGAGGGAGGTCAGCATATCCTGCTAAAAGTCTGCTACTTATCCTTTCAAAATTTAGACCAGCTACTTTGATTATATCTTATTTTGGAACTTGTGATTGCTCGTGTAATTAGGTTATTACTGTTGATTCAGCACCTGTCTTTATACTTTCATTTACTGCCCCCTACAAACACCACTAAATTTGTTCTTGGCTATTGGTAAAGGATCCGGATCATTTGAAGTGTGGACCATGAATATGACCAGCcatgaatttgaaataattgGCTGTTATAGTGCGCATGACCACATTGTAAGTTCTCAACACCTTTTTTGGCATATGGAATGGCATATGATTTATCTTGTAAAATAACAATCAGGTCACTGGTttagcttgggcttttgatggaCTCTGCTTGTACAGCTGCAAACAGGTAATAAATATTGAAGGAAGTGTTTTATTGatataaatatgaattttagtattaagGGAGTGTTAGTACaacatatattaaaaattataaaatccaTGTTAATTGCTTTTGTTATCAAGTAATGCCTCAAGCAGAAAGCCTTGAGGTTGAAAAGCTTGGTAACCCTCCAgattatttgatcagttcatgtattacaggacaACTCTATGAAAGCGTGGAATTTAGTTGGGAAAGCACTAAGGGAAATACACATTCCTTCAAATACTCCTGGTTTGAATAGCTCCCCGGATGTATGCATTAATTTTTCATGTTTActtatgttttaaattttcatatttgttTCCAATAGACTCTAGATTTTCCCTGCAGGTTCCATATGTATATGATTCTTGCTTTGGTTTGGCAGTATCTCATGGGAGCTTGGCAATTGCTTTGGTATCATATTCCATCCGTCCATTCTCTTATAGTTGGAATGTCCATGAACTTATCCTGAATATTGTACTAGTTTTtctattttatcaaattttaagTCAAAATAATAAACTCACTCGATGTAGCGAttcaagatttgaagaaaaaactGAATTCTATTCATAACATTTTGAGAAAACTCTTAGATAACATACCAtccaaaaattgaatttttacTTCTCTCATATTATGTTTCAGATGAGATTGGTCAATATCTTGCTTCTTGCCCtttacaaaaataaagaaaatttactGAAAATAACAATAAAGAGGAAAATAGAAAGATCGAAATTTCATCTCTCCGGAACAGTAGTCATATAATAATACCTAGGAAAAGGAGCTTAGTTGACTGAAATGACTCTAAGCAATGGAATCTCTTGATCCGTTTCTTGCACTTGGTCACCTTTTACCTTATGCTGAATAGATGTCATTGATACCCCTGTACTTGAATCTAGTTCTAAGAAGTTTGGTGTCTGTTATTTGCAGGCTCGAATATTTGATTCTGATTTATTAAATCCCATGTACCAGGAAaggtgaacttttaaaattatattttctggtAACAAATTATGAAATAGCAACTGCCATGTGGATAGATGCTTCCAACAAACAAGCACCCACAtttctttaaaagaaaattttgatgatttagtcAAAAGCTGAATGGAAGCTATAAGAACTAACCGTTCAAACAGTTACCTATGTTTGATTTACCAATAAATGTTATTGTAATTTTACAGAACTCAGAAAGCTGCTATCGAGTTCCTTTGGATTGGAGGGCAGCAATTGGACACTTCCTCCAATATATGTTTTGATATTGATTTCGGATCATTTCCTGGTTTCCCTGAGGTAGAATTAATTTGGTGGGAAAAAAACATATCATGGTCTTTGATTCTGTGTGGGAGTTTCAGTGGGCTTCTGAACATTTGGGATATTGTGGCAGCCCTCACGTCTTTCAAACAGTCGATACCAAACTATGTAGAGCATATTCTGCAGAAATGGTTGACATCTTATTTTGGATCCAATTTTGGCATTTGTACTACGTTCTTGTCTACGGCATTTAAAATTTTGCCCACTCTTTTAACCCTTAATTTGCACCTCATCAATGTAATCATCAGGCATGTTGTGCTTAAAAATGATGAGGTGAGCGAGAGTAGAAAACACCAAGACTTGGAAAGATTCAGTAGTGCCATAGAGGAACAGACAAATGTATGGAAGGAGTTGCAGTTGTGCTGTGAAAATGAAGTACGGAGAAGACTTGTTGGTTTATATTTTTCGGCCATTTTAGATCTTCTGTCAGATGTGCCAACAAATTTTTGCGATGTTGGCTTTTGGCGTCCTGATGAATGGCCACAACTGGAGCACTATATCTCACTTCATGAGAAAATTGTCGAGGatgatttaaaatttcttgCTGCCAAAGTTGGTAAAATTAAGAAGAGGTAATTCATGATGTTCTTATCTTTGTTGAACTTCTTTTGGTTcattcatgcacacatacatagAATAGCATCTTAAGATACTGTATCAATCTATTAGCTGAAGGATGGTTCCATTCTTGCTTTATTAACAGGAGAGAGAGTTTTGAATATGAAGAACATTGCAGTTTTTGTTCAGCAATTGTGCCATTTGAATCAATAGAATACGCCATTTGTTCGGGAGGGAAGAATGGCAATGGAGTTGATCAAAGCCATAAGCTACACCGTTGTTATGTATCTATGCAACTTTGCCCTGCTAAATATTCCTGGTTTTGCATGTGTTGTCAAAGACGAGCTTCAAAGTTGGCACCTCTAATTTTTTTCACGATGCCTTTTTACCCTtccaattttaaatatttattcgaATCttcagccttcaagaaatctttCTCACCATGTTGTCCCTTATGTGGGATACTTCTACAAAGATTACAGCCTGAATATTTACTCTCCCCATCTCCAGTATAACGAAATTCCTCTTTAAAAACTGTCAATGAAAAGTCCGCCCTCTCGACTGAAATCCTCAGTCAGCAGCCCCTTACAATCTATGATTTATGA is part of the Primulina eburnea isolate SZY01 chromosome 1, ASM2296580v1, whole genome shotgun sequence genome and encodes:
- the LOC140804444 gene encoding uncharacterized protein, with the protein product MSSRFQAAVLVSAPCYPNAVAWSEENLVAVASGSLVTILNPAKPSGAGCRGVISVLPSKPFSIGVINAGGIDVLSGCLLPMHVSRDTQPCVRSIFWSPAGLASNAGCLLAVCTTGGRVKLYRFLFCDFSAEWIEVMDISEMMYNYLSKINFGESQIISSESLDVIGSRDNAESECPNEPPVSSLRKERKRRRHNETNVAAKKLDNVKENNTWEIIPISVSEGTPLKIKECNVQLITAQQYASRNAMLTPLIVAWSPILRTSEDWSEDWAVNIKELLKSSETVHASFSLLREVTGLAWAFDGLCLYSCKQDNSMKAWNLVGKALREIHIPSNTPGLNSSPDVPYVYDSCFGLAVSHGSLAIALARIFDSDLLNPMYQERTQKAAIEFLWIGGQQLDTSSNICFDIDFGSFPGFPEVELIWWEKNISWSLILCGSFSGLLNIWDIVAALTSFKQSIPNYVEHILQKWLTSYFGSNFGICTTFLSTAFKILPTLLTLNLHLINVIIRHVVLKNDEVSESRKHQDLERFSSAIEEQTNVWKELQLCCENEVRRRLVGLYFSAILDLLSDVPTNFCDVGFWRPDEWPQLEHYISLHEKIVEDDLKFLAAKVGKIKKRRESFEYEEHCSFCSAIVPFESIEYAICSGGKNGNGVDQSHKLHRCYVSMQLCPAKYSCLQEIFLTMLSLMWDTSTKITA